Below is a genomic region from Astyanax mexicanus isolate ESR-SI-001 chromosome 25, AstMex3_surface, whole genome shotgun sequence.
agagagaccattTACAGActagttacaccaacctgactgcagagagagaccagttacagaccagtaacaccaacctgactgcagagagagaccagttacagaccagtaaccccaacctgactgcagagagagaccagttacagaccagttacaccaagctgactgcacagagagaccagttacagaccagttacaccaagctgactgcagagagagaccagttacagaccagaaccaccaacctggctgcagagagagaccagttacagaccagttacaccaagctgactgcacagagagaccagttacagaccagttacaccaacctggctgcagagagagaccagttacagaccagttacaccaagctgactgcagagagagaccagttacagaccagaaccaccaagctgactgcagagagagaccagttacagaccagaaccaccaacctggctgcagagagagaccagttacagaccagaaccaccaacctggctgcagagagagaccagttacagaccagaaccaccaacctggctgcagagagagaccagttacagaccagaaccaccaacctggctgcagagagagaccagttacagaccagaaccaccaaactgactgcagagagagaccagttacaggcagagagagatgATCTCCCGAGAAGGTTTTCTGAACTGGGTTAGTAATTCTTACACTTcttaatcactttattaggaacaccagtCTAACAGTTTTATCACCAGTCTTCCAAACTTTTATCAGTGTTGTTTGCACTGAAACCATAACCGTACATCACTACCGTAAAATGTTCCATTAAATCTGTATCTTACCTGTAAAGTCTGAATTATACGTTCTTTCAGGTTAACTCACACatttgtgtctcatttctttctggcagctctgtttcacatctctcagaattgtaatcatataaaccagagaaaagagttaaaatgttttactgtgaaGAGCATCAAACACTTGTGACCCAGAAGTGACCACAGGTGTTTTCTCATAATGCATTTCTTTTGTGTTTCATCCATAGATAAAGCAGTTAGAGACGGGTGGATCTACTTCAGCTCCAGTCTTTACTACATTTCTAGTGAGTACAAGATCTGGAGTGAGAGCAGAAACGACTGCAGAAAGAGAGgatcagacctggtgatcatcaacagcagagaagaacaggtgagaaagagagagagagagagagagagagagagagaggtattaaACTGTTTAGTAATGTTTATCGCAGCAGTAAGAGTTTATTTACCTGTAAAGCACTGTAAAACTACATAGTCCTGTTTAAATTTTCTGacagttttttgtttctactccctctgttcattttttttatctccacTGATCATAAACACTGGGAAAACGTAAATCACGCACCGGATCTCAATGAAAGAAAGGTTGAGAAGAGAAGTTAAAAATCTTTACTGatataaattgtttaattagttgtgaacaaaataaaaacaaccacTGAAATCATAGCCTCATCCACTTTCTGTGaagattgaagaacagggtgaaagtaggataataaattatgtagagaaatagagggactactgtctgtaattatagaactacagtgtcctatatgatcagtgcagctaataagacggactgtggactgtgtttaaaacacaaattcagtGAAGAAGAGTCCAGTCAGAAGAACTGAGTTAGAAGAATATGATTAGAAGAACACAATTGAACACAGTTAGAAGAGCACAGTTAAGTGCTGTTGATCTCACAGGTTTCCTACAGGTGGAAGAGTGCTGGTTCTTATAGAATAATTTTAAATGCTCAAATGATGACATGTCTTCAACAGGActtcattaacacattgagaaaaggtcagctggtttggattggtctgagtgacggtgaaacagagggggtctggaaatgggtggacggatcagaactgatcactgggtaagagactcctgaactgaactctgatcatgatgcagttactgactctcactcctcactgctctgataaacactctgatactctccatctctctgataggttctggtACCCTGGACAACCCAACATTAAGGGAGATGAGGACTGTGTAACAAATGACATTAGTTCTGATCTTGTGAATAACTGGAATGACTATCCCTGTAATCGTCAGTTGTTTTGGATGtgtgaaaagagaatataaagagtagatattgtgtgagaagtgtgtaatattacctttttgttactcctgaataacttctctttttaaaagtgtttaattaaataaagacaaaaacaagaatctgatgaaaacaggagtgttctataaagactcatttcactgttattcattctgattaattttagtcatacacagtttttacttttagtgaaaaATCTCAATCACAAATTTTGTGTAGTACAAGAATATGCTTAACCTCTTTTTGGGAAACCAACccattatgttaaaatgtttttggacatccctcctaatgaatgcattcagttcctttaaactgctgacacagacgtgcaaatgcacacactcgGTAAGTGCACAGCAACTGAACTTAATAATTTATTCCAAATTTTACTCCAATTTCTTCGCAATTTGTAAGTCCAATACCCAATCACTAGGCAGTCAACACACTCAgaagaaagcaccagatccccagatctgatacatcagccaacagacacctgagCTGAAAACACATACAATTgtcctctctcggactccggctgctgatggtgatacAGCGACTGAATGTAAATACCCTCCTTAACACTCTGCTTTAGGTCAGACCCTTAAAACCTGTATAACTTCCAATAACAACTACAAAAACATCCAATTATACACAAGCTAATTAACATGGAgccacacactcagcacagcagcagcacaaaccattctcctaccgtctctctgcagctgaactggtccagatcctcactaaaccccaaacccagcctttatctcagggtggagcttctgaaaaccttcattagagcatcaatatccaaactgtacaaactgtgactgtgctcatgtgctggatgtgtgattataataataaacaggttt
It encodes:
- the LOC125787601 gene encoding CD209 antigen-like, with amino-acid sequence MSLSVYDDVIGSEEMNRGDTVEMVEDIYESADAVRGHDPNTEMEDTSTMRILKTQQAGLKREVTYPDVYHYLAETECVYTREAVKARRYRLAAVGLGLLCVLLLTAITVLWIQFNHLTAERDHLQTSYTNLTAERDQLQTSNTNLTAERDQLQTSNPNLTAERDQLQTSYTKLTAQRDQLQTSYTKLTAERDQLQTRTTNLAAERDQLQTSYTKLTAQRDQLQTSYTNLAAERDQLQTSYTKLTAERDQLQTRTTKLTAERDQLQTRTTNLAAERDQLQTRTTNLAAERDQLQTRTTNLAAERDQLQTRTTNLAAERDQLQTRTTKLTAERDQLQAERDDLPRRFSELDKAVRDGWIYFSSSLYYISSEYKIWSESRNDCRKRGSDLVIINSREEQDFINTLRKGQLVWIGLSDGETEGVWKWVDGSELITGFWYPGQPNIKGDEDCVTNDISSDLVNNWNDYPCNRQLFWMCEKRI